Genomic DNA from Pungitius pungitius chromosome 12, fPunPun2.1, whole genome shotgun sequence:
AATTAGTTGATACCCGGTGTTGCTACAGAGCTCCCTCCATCGTACCGTCTGTGGGAAAATCCCAGATTGGACATCGCCGTGGTTAcaacttaaaaataaatgcacgcCGCCGTGCACATACAGGGTCAAAGCTGCATCGGCTGCTGAGCGTATAGAACACAGTCCACGATATAGCAATGGACATCAGAAACCAAAAATAAAGTGAGCCAGTGGACAGAAGGAGGGCGGAGGGACAGTGTCCACTGGTCCAACAGCATCTATGTCCCGAATGTCCTTATTAGTCCACGTGGGACTGCAGATCGGCACTAAGGTCCCTCGGCTATCAGGTTTTACTTAATTCCAAGACTCCTCGCTCTATTTCGGATCTCCAGTAaggggatccccccccccccgccattcagtctcctccttcccctcagcCATCAGTCCattgctgagagagagagagagggaggatggtCAAAACTTGATAGCTTCTCTCACCCcgcctcaccctctctctctcttttctaatCCGCTTCCAAACTTGAGGCTGAGGCTAAAGTTAGACCGGCCTGCAGAGGGGTATATAAGCCTCCGGGGGACGTCCGGAATACGCGGCTTCACACTGTCTTCTCCTCCTTGATCAGCCAAAACCTCCACTCATACCGTCTCAAGATGGTGAGTACCAGGTCTCCCACATGTCTGCCCTCTTCTGGTGGAAATATCAAACCGACCCCGTGGATTAACTctgatttgcattttttttttaaaattttgtgGAAACTTGAAATGATATTaaagtaaagttttttttttgtgatttttcgGATACTTGTAGTTTTAAGGATGCTTGTGTTGTTGAATTCTAGTCTGAGGAATCACGACACAATCGATTGGAAGAAAAACATTGTTCTGCTCACACAATTTGTGTATCTGCCTTTTCGCTGACCTTTGTTTTTGTAGTTTTACCAATGAAAATGAGAGATATTCTTTGGaggaaatgtttctttttaatgtaaaatacgaGCGTGTGCGTCGCTTTATCTTCAGGAACCACAAGCCACGCAGGTTTGGAACTTGGGGAGCATCACTGTGGGCTTTTGTTGAAGTGTTTCCTCCTGTTTCCGTCCTCCAGGCACCAAAGAAGGCAAAGAGGAGGCAGGCAGCAGGAGAGACCGGCTCCTCCAACGTGTTCTCCATGTTTGAGCAGAGCCAGATTCAGGAGTACAAGGAGGTGAGTTTCACGCGTGGACTGTAAAGAGTCTAAATTACAGCCGCTGTCCTCTCGGTTTCCATCTCTCGGGCCAAAATTAGAGTTTCCCCCTCGGATCCGTTTTCACTGCAGTTGCCGTTTGGCGAGCGGATCCCCTTCTCGCCGGACTATTCGATGAGCACAAGAATGTCATTAGGAGGAGCTCTGAGATTTCTGTCGCCCTTTTCGAAGCCCTCCACATATGGTTCCCCCTTTgaccccgccgccccccccccccccctcccccctcctccaccacccccagctgtcactcaaaccGTCGCCTTTAGGCCCGAGGGAGCGAGAGAGTGTGTTGTGGTTGAGCCAGGTCGGGTGCAGTTTTCACAGGCCAGTTTTAACGTGTTGCCGGGGGATACGTGCTGGTTCCAGAGAAACACGCCTCCTGCGTGCGATAAGTGATACGGGCGTCTTCAGTGGAACGTTTGACGCGATGACTTTAGCATCACTACGCAGATGGAAAGATTGAAGGGGTTGGTTTCTGTATCCCTCACAGCAAagggaagcgtgtgtgtgtgagagagggagggagggagggagggaacgaGGAAGGGAGTAGGAAatagggagggagagatgagaggtGAGTTTGAGTTCAAGAGGTTAAGTTTCAGAGTGGATCAGACAGCTGTTCCCTAGTTATGCCTTCTCAAATTAACATGTAAGGAAAGACTCGGGGCTcccataaccccccccaccccttcctccctcacccccctcccccaactccccccccccgatcaccaAAAGAATCATTATACAATACACTCAATAAGGCCTGCTTCTCTTCTTTGTAGGCTTTCACAATCATTGACCAGAACAGAGACGGCATCATCAGCAAAGATGACCTGAGGGACGTGCTGGCTTCGATGGGTGAGCGGCGGCGGGAGGCGCCCGCGGTGGAGAGGcacgcgcgccccccccccacgggcctCTCGTACTGATCcgcgtgtgttttttgttggatGCCCTTCAGGCCAGCTCAACACCAAGAACGAGGAGCTGGACGCCATGATCAAGGAGGCCAGCGGCCCGATCAACTTCACCGTCTTCCTCACCATGTTCGGAGAGAAACTGAAGGGTGGGCGGCGCTTTTTATGATAACAACGATGCACATACGGAACACCACGCGATGGGTCCTTATCTCCCTGATGGTTAAACCCGTGTCTCCGTCCTGTCCTCGCCAGGTGCCGACCCCGAGGACGTCATCCTCACCGCCTTCAAGGTGCTGGACCCCGAGGCCACCGGAAGCATCAAGAAGGAATTGTGAGcgctctttttatttatttatttatttattcaaatgagTTCAGTGTCCTCCACTCAAGTCCACTTCTTTGTTTGACTCCCAACATCCGTCTGTTGTGACACTTTGCAGCCTTGAGGAGCTCCTGACCACCCAGTGCGACAGGTTCTCTGCAGAGGAGGTAAAATCACTGGAGAACTGCGTGTTTTTGGCAGACCGTTCTAATTTCTTCTTATTTAACATATGTATACGTAATGTAACATAACTTTAGCAGAGGGCCAGTGCCGTGTCTGAAGATCCTTTGTCTCCTCCCTCAGATCAAGAACATGTGGGCCGCCTTCCCCCCAGATGTTGCCGGCAACGTAGACTACAAGAACATCTGTTACGTCATCACACacggagaggagaaggaggaggagtaaaGAGAAAGCTAGAAGACAaaaattttaaaataatgcagCAATCCCTTTGCTTTTTCTGCCTTCCCCGCCCTctgctttcctcctcttcctcctcttcctcgctcacCATCCGTGTGAACCAATGTGCTCAAACCAAAGACTTGTCACGCTGGCACACGGCAGTGCTGAACCCCActgcgtgtctgtgtttgcttgtgtgggAAAGGGGCGATTTGCAATAAAAGGATCCTGTAACATCATTTCCAGCCACAAGCTTttctccaac
This window encodes:
- the mylpfa gene encoding myosin regulatory light chain 2, skeletal muscle; its protein translation is MEREQIVSEAEAKVRPACRGVYKPPGDVRNTRLHTVFSSLISQNLHSYRLKMAPKKAKRRQAAGETGSSNVFSMFEQSQIQEYKEAFTIIDQNRDGIISKDDLRDVLASMGQLNTKNEELDAMIKEASGPINFTVFLTMFGEKLKGADPEDVILTAFKVLDPEATGSIKKEFLEELLTTQCDRFSAEEIKNMWAAFPPDVAGNVDYKNICYVITHGEEKEEE